The sequence below is a genomic window from Lolium perenne isolate Kyuss_39 chromosome 4, Kyuss_2.0, whole genome shotgun sequence.
AGAGAGGCGGCGCCATACACGCTAAGCCGGTGCTCGCGCGAGGTGCAGGAGGAGGAGGGCATCCCggagctcgaggaggaggacgatgcGGTCGTCGTCAAGGAGGTGTCCAGGAAGCGCCCCGTGCCTGCCGcccgcagccaccgcatctagcaGGCGCCGGCGCAGCCTCTCGTGCCGCCGGCGCACTGGAAGTCTTGTGAGAGCACGGACGTTGTCGGCGAGATCAAGGCGTAGTTCGTTCGCTCGAGCAGCCGATGCAGTTTGGGCGCTCACGCCAATCCTGGAGATCGAGACACCAGTGCCATCGCCGGACCTCAGTGTACCATGGTGAGCTTCAAGAACTTACATATATTCTGATTTTTTACTGCTTCGTATGTATCATTTTTGTTATGATGAGCTATTTGTTCCTGACGGAACTCACATATATTCAAGAGCCGATGCAAGCTGCCCTTGCCGAGCTCTTTCGTCTCCGACAGCCGTGGCAGGTGTCAGGTCCCGCTCTGGTGTCACATCCATCTCCAAGGGGCTCCGGCTCTACGGTGAGAAATCCTCACATGGACGACGTCTCGCTAATTTCTCCATGGTCTCCACGCATCGGCTCTTCGCGGCGGCGTCCGCTGCAGCAAGCCCACCGACCCAGTCCTGGAGCTCGACGACGCCGACGTCATATTGAGTAGAGGAGGCGTGGTGGCATCCTCGCTGGTCGACGTGTACGGGCGCGCTCTGTCCATGTTCACGCCCGCCTCCAGGGCTCTAAGTTGCGCTCTGTCGCACGGTGGGAGGCCGCCGGTGGCATTGGCGGACTGCGTATGTCCGTGAACGTCCCGTACTGCAGACGGTGCGTCCGCATGGTCACCGATCTGGGGTGCTGTCTCGGAGCCTGCTGCGGCTCCTCCAGGCGGTGGTGTCCGTGCATTGCGCGCCGAGCTTGTGCCTGTAGGCAGCACATCTGCTGGTGGATAGCGGTCGCGGGGCAGGGGTTCGTTCCCACAGGGTCCCTAAATTGGGCAAAATTTACCTGGTATACTTCATTGTTTGGAATTTCCTTTTATGGCACGACATCCCTGTTTTGACCGTGGAAGCTATCCGCACAACAGTTTCAGTTCGTGTTCCCTCGGTCTCGATCGGGCGATCTCACGGTTATTGAGTCCCTCCTGATGGTGCACCTTTGCAGGTTGTGGGAGCAGGGGCGCTAAGGCTGGTGCGCACGCCACATCGAGCCAAGCGGCCAACACATGGATTTTAAAGCTTGCCCATGCAATTCTATGTAATTAAT
It includes:
- the LOC127292266 gene encoding uncharacterized protein isoform X2, with product MQFGRSRQSWRSRHQCHRRTSVYHGCGSRGAKAGAHATSSQAANTWILKLAHAILLRRIARGIAPCLLLAANLYLEYQIKNKRFVKIWEFRSTDKKILYSLHFIAVDQQR